From Gammaproteobacteria bacterium, a single genomic window includes:
- the coaE gene encoding dephospho-CoA kinase (Dephospho-CoA kinase (CoaE) performs the final step in coenzyme A biosynthesis.) — protein MTGGVGSGKTTAGEMFCSLGTPVIDMDRICADLLVRGHPVAGQAVRSLGTQILSGDGRISRRRLRRIVLQDKESRRKLERLLHPPAFARVERLLRGLCAPYCIVCIPLLVETASAGRFDRVLVVDCKPRLQLARACKRGRVPRDAILAIMRIQARREQRLALADEVIDNGGGMDALREQVLRCHSRYLCYFGRRRLVPGIGATGDRVLLRA, from the coding sequence ATGACCGGGGGCGTAGGCAGCGGGAAAACGACGGCGGGGGAAATGTTCTGTTCCCTGGGGACACCCGTGATCGATATGGATCGGATCTGCGCGGATTTGCTGGTCCGCGGGCACCCCGTAGCCGGCCAGGCGGTCCGTAGTCTCGGGACGCAGATCCTGTCCGGGGACGGCCGAATCTCGCGGCGGCGACTGCGCCGCATTGTTTTGCAGGACAAGGAAAGCAGGCGGAAACTGGAAAGGCTCCTGCATCCGCCGGCTTTTGCCCGGGTGGAGAGGCTATTGCGCGGCTTGTGCGCGCCGTACTGCATTGTCTGTATCCCGCTCTTGGTCGAAACAGCTTCGGCGGGCCGATTTGACCGGGTCCTGGTTGTTGATTGCAAACCGCGACTTCAGCTTGCCCGGGCCTGCAAGCGGGGGCGGGTTCCCCGCGATGCGATCCTTGCGATCATGCGCATTCAAGCCAGGCGCGAACAGAGGCTGGCCCTGGCAGACGAGGTGATCGATAACGGCGGCGGTATGGATGCGCTGCGCGAGCAAGTGCTGCGTTGCCATAGCAGGTATCTTTGCTATTTTGGCCGCCGGCGCCTTGTGCCGGGCATCGGCGCGACCGGCGACCGCGTTCTACTTAGGGCGTGA
- a CDS encoding thiamine phosphate synthase, with protein sequence MADKQSRPERLPALCAVTPDLSRDRCDRFLERLELCLCGGLRLLYLRSRRLAAREYMLLAARAADSCRKHGAAMLLDSRHCREGTLPPDAGLQLSGERLWRPVTHPGGWLGASCHNATEVEQANRLGADLVLLSPVLPTATHPGAPPLGWDGFRRLADRAHASAYALGGMRPTDLSAARQCGGHGIAMCGGVWEAPDPALAIRNCRNPPPAAETFTP encoded by the coding sequence ATGGCCGATAAACAATCCCGCCCGGAACGGCTGCCTGCCCTGTGCGCGGTCACTCCGGATCTTTCCCGTGACCGGTGCGATCGGTTCCTGGAGAGACTGGAGCTATGCCTGTGCGGCGGCCTGCGCTTGCTCTATCTCCGTTCCCGCCGCCTGGCCGCCCGTGAGTACATGCTCCTGGCCGCCCGGGCGGCAGATAGCTGCCGAAAACACGGGGCAGCCATGCTGCTAGACTCCCGTCATTGCCGGGAGGGAACCCTGCCGCCCGACGCCGGACTGCAATTGTCGGGAGAACGCCTCTGGCGGCCGGTCACGCATCCCGGCGGCTGGCTGGGCGCCTCCTGCCACAACGCAACCGAGGTCGAACAGGCGAACCGACTGGGAGCGGACTTGGTCTTACTGTCCCCGGTGCTGCCCACGGCCACGCATCCCGGCGCCCCGCCGCTGGGGTGGGACGGGTTTCGCCGCCTGGCGGACCGCGCCCATGCGTCTGCCTACGCGCTGGGAGGCATGCGCCCCACCGACCTGTCCGCGGCACGGCAATGCGGAGGGCACGGCATTGCCATGTGCGGCGGAGTTTGGGAGGCGCCGGACCCCGCGCTGGCGATACGCAATTGCCGGAACCCGCCGCCCGCCGCCGAGACATTCACGCCCTAA
- the argJ gene encoding bifunctional glutamate N-acetyltransferase/amino-acid acetyltransferase ArgJ: MDEPDTALPLHPVAGVRLGVASAQALRQDRTDLTVIAIEDGALLQAIFTRNAFAAAPVTIARRHLALASPRYCVINAGNANAGTGEAGLENCRKVCATLAHARRCPVEAVLPFSTGVIGEPLPVSQICKTLPACLQSLEEAGWKKAARSIMTTDRAPKGYSEKLTLGGTEITVTGIAKGAGMICPDMATMLAFIATDAHIEKNLLGHMLQRAAGKTFNRITVDGDTSTNDAAVLIATARGGGPEIRRWDRNSERIAAAITRTCEHLALAIVEDGEGATRIIDIRIEGGRDEQECLRVAYLIAHSPLFKTACHGGSPNWGRILAAVGRSGLNALDIGQVNLFLGDLPVVEQGSLSPRYNEAKAKQFMAQKHLRFVIHLGRGRTAAKISTCDLSREYIRINAEYLA, from the coding sequence ATGGATGAACCCGACACGGCTCTCCCGCTCCACCCCGTGGCGGGGGTGCGCCTGGGGGTGGCCTCCGCACAGGCTTTGCGCCAGGACAGGACAGACCTGACGGTAATCGCCATTGAGGACGGCGCCTTGTTGCAAGCCATATTCACGCGCAATGCCTTCGCCGCGGCCCCGGTAACGATAGCGCGGCGTCACTTGGCGCTGGCATCGCCGCGTTACTGTGTGATCAACGCCGGAAATGCGAATGCGGGCACCGGAGAGGCGGGGCTCGAAAACTGCCGGAAAGTATGCGCAACCCTGGCGCATGCCCGTCGTTGCCCCGTAGAAGCCGTACTGCCCTTCTCCACCGGGGTAATCGGAGAGCCTCTTCCGGTGTCCCAAATCTGCAAAACGTTGCCGGCCTGCCTGCAATCCCTGGAGGAAGCAGGATGGAAAAAGGCGGCCCGGTCAATCATGACCACCGACCGGGCGCCCAAGGGATACTCGGAAAAACTGACCCTGGGCGGCACCGAGATCACGGTGACCGGCATCGCCAAGGGCGCGGGGATGATATGCCCCGACATGGCGACTATGCTGGCCTTCATCGCTACTGACGCCCACATAGAAAAAAACCTGCTGGGGCACATGCTGCAACGGGCAGCCGGGAAGACCTTCAACCGCATTACCGTGGACGGAGATACCTCTACCAACGATGCCGCGGTCCTGATTGCCACCGCCCGCGGCGGCGGCCCGGAGATTCGGAGATGGGACCGAAACAGCGAAAGGATCGCGGCCGCCATTACCCGAACCTGCGAACACCTGGCGTTAGCGATCGTCGAGGACGGCGAGGGCGCTACGCGCATAATTGATATCCGCATAGAAGGCGGCCGCGACGAACAAGAATGCCTGCGGGTGGCATACCTGATCGCGCACTCTCCGCTGTTCAAAACGGCCTGCCATGGAGGGAGCCCGAACTGGGGGCGAATCCTGGCGGCGGTGGGGCGCTCTGGCCTGAATGCGCTCGATATCGGACAAGTGAACCTGTTCCTCGGCGATCTCCCGGTTGTGGAACAGGGCAGCCTTTCTCCGCGCTACAACGAGGCAAAGGCGAAGCAATTCATGGCCCAGAAGCACCTGCGGTTCGTCATCCATCTCGGGCGCGGACGTACGGCCGCCAAAATAAGCACCTGCGACCTGAGCCGCGAGTACATCCGGATCAACGCAGAATACCTGGCCTGA
- the secA gene encoding preprotein translocase subunit SecA has product MIGGLLKKMFGSRNERLLMRFSSALATINRLEPKLRSLSDSRLGEKTTEFRKRLEQGETLDRLLPESFAVVREAARRTLDMRHFDVQLIGGMVLHQGKIAEMRTGEGKTLVATLAAYLNALPNNGVHIVTVNDYLARRDAEWMGDVYRFLNMEVGTIVPDLPPAERRRSYAADITYGTNNEFGFDYLRDNMVRHSDERTQKELHYAIVDEVDCILIDEARTPLIISGSAEEETELYTEINRLIPKLASENYTLDEKSKQVHLNEAGHTCVEELLVASGLIGAGQSLYTADNLQLMHYLDACLRSRLLYKRDVDYIVRDNQVVIIDQFTGRPMPGRRWSEGLHQAVEAKEQVPVQTEYHNLATITFQNYFRLYRKLAGMTGTADTEAYEFQQIYGLEVIVIPTHKKMIREDFGDMVFLREREKFEAVTEEIKECRSHNRPTLVGTTSIEVSEHISSLLKKEGIPHQVLNAKHHAQEAEIISQAGKPGSVTIATNMAGRGTDIVLGGNPDIEIKGLENPGEAEVEVIQKRWRERYDLVVASGGLHIIGTERHESRRIDNQLRGRSGRQGDPGSSRFYLSLEDNLMRIFASERVSAIMQKLGMQEGEAIEHPWVTKAIENAQRKVEAHNFDLRKHLLEYDDVANEQRKVIYGQRNDIMDAEDLSPIVLDMRTDMASQIVNAHIPPDSPIEMWDTEGLSKALQQQFRITLDIRGWLEEENSVVPDTIRRQIQERIEEEYCHRTKDIPTALIKQVEKQILLDVLDRNWRDHLQTLDHLRRGINLRAYAAKNPKQEFKNEAFNMFVDMLDRIKHDTTAFLTHLRFRPPEEQEQLPAAATPAREEPGRGHQIQAVHQAAPDILHPAQTMPAGGREPYVRRDRKVGRNQPCPCGSGKKFKHCHGQAGTQ; this is encoded by the coding sequence GTGATCGGCGGGTTATTAAAAAAAATGTTCGGCAGCCGGAACGAGCGGCTGTTGATGCGGTTCTCGTCGGCCCTGGCAACCATCAACCGACTGGAGCCTAAGCTACGCTCCCTGTCCGACTCCCGACTCGGGGAAAAAACGACCGAGTTCCGCAAACGCCTGGAACAGGGAGAGACGCTGGACCGATTGCTTCCGGAATCCTTTGCCGTCGTGCGCGAGGCCGCGAGACGCACTCTTGATATGCGCCACTTCGATGTGCAATTGATTGGCGGCATGGTATTGCACCAGGGAAAGATCGCCGAGATGCGAACAGGCGAGGGCAAGACTTTGGTAGCCACCCTGGCAGCCTACCTGAACGCCCTGCCGAACAATGGAGTCCATATCGTCACCGTCAACGACTACCTCGCTCGACGCGATGCGGAATGGATGGGAGACGTTTACCGATTTCTGAACATGGAAGTAGGAACTATCGTCCCCGACCTGCCGCCCGCCGAGCGCAGACGCTCCTACGCGGCAGACATCACTTACGGCACCAACAACGAGTTCGGGTTCGATTACCTAAGGGACAACATGGTGCGGCACAGCGACGAAAGAACCCAGAAGGAACTCCATTACGCGATCGTTGACGAGGTGGACTGCATCCTCATTGACGAAGCGCGCACTCCCTTGATCATATCCGGGTCGGCGGAGGAGGAAACCGAACTCTACACCGAGATCAACCGCCTGATCCCGAAACTTGCTTCCGAAAACTACACACTCGACGAGAAAAGCAAGCAGGTACACCTGAACGAGGCAGGGCATACCTGCGTGGAAGAACTGCTGGTCGCCTCCGGGCTCATCGGTGCCGGTCAAAGCCTATACACGGCCGACAACCTGCAGTTGATGCACTACCTGGACGCCTGTCTGCGCTCTCGCCTCCTGTACAAGCGCGATGTAGATTACATCGTCCGGGACAACCAAGTGGTAATTATCGATCAGTTCACCGGCCGTCCCATGCCCGGCAGGAGATGGTCGGAGGGGCTGCACCAGGCGGTCGAAGCCAAGGAACAAGTGCCGGTACAGACGGAATACCATAATCTCGCCACGATTACCTTTCAAAATTACTTCCGGCTGTACCGGAAACTCGCGGGAATGACGGGCACGGCGGACACCGAGGCGTATGAATTCCAGCAGATCTACGGGCTTGAAGTCATCGTCATCCCGACTCACAAAAAAATGATCCGGGAAGATTTCGGCGACATGGTTTTCCTGCGGGAAAGGGAGAAATTCGAAGCGGTCACGGAAGAAATCAAGGAATGCCGGTCGCACAACCGGCCGACACTGGTGGGCACCACTTCCATAGAGGTCTCCGAACACATTTCCTCGCTGCTGAAAAAGGAAGGGATCCCTCACCAGGTGCTGAATGCCAAGCACCATGCCCAAGAGGCAGAGATCATCTCCCAGGCGGGCAAGCCGGGGAGTGTCACGATCGCCACCAACATGGCGGGGCGGGGAACGGATATTGTCCTGGGGGGCAACCCGGACATAGAAATCAAGGGCCTCGAAAATCCCGGAGAGGCGGAGGTCGAAGTCATCCAGAAACGATGGCGGGAACGCTACGACTTGGTAGTGGCCAGCGGGGGGTTGCATATCATAGGTACGGAGCGCCACGAATCACGCCGCATAGACAACCAATTGCGCGGTCGCTCGGGACGACAGGGAGATCCGGGCTCCAGCCGTTTCTATCTTTCTCTGGAAGACAACCTCATGCGGATCTTCGCATCCGAACGGGTCTCGGCGATCATGCAGAAGCTGGGGATGCAGGAAGGGGAAGCAATAGAGCACCCGTGGGTCACCAAGGCGATCGAAAACGCCCAGCGCAAGGTAGAGGCGCATAACTTCGATCTCCGCAAACACCTGCTGGAGTACGACGACGTAGCTAACGAACAAAGAAAGGTCATCTACGGGCAGCGAAACGATATCATGGACGCGGAGGATCTCTCTCCCATCGTGCTCGACATGCGCACGGATATGGCTTCTCAAATCGTCAATGCCCATATCCCGCCGGACAGCCCCATTGAGATGTGGGACACGGAGGGACTGTCCAAAGCGCTGCAACAGCAATTCAGAATAACCCTGGATATTCGCGGCTGGCTGGAGGAGGAGAATTCGGTTGTCCCCGATACGATTCGCCGGCAGATACAGGAGCGCATCGAAGAAGAATATTGCCACAGGACGAAGGACATACCCACAGCATTGATCAAACAGGTGGAAAAACAGATCCTGCTGGACGTGCTGGATCGCAACTGGCGGGATCATTTGCAAACCCTTGACCACCTGCGCCGGGGAATCAACCTCAGGGCTTATGCGGCAAAGAATCCCAAACAAGAATTCAAAAACGAAGCGTTTAACATGTTCGTGGACATGCTCGATCGGATCAAGCACGACACCACCGCATTCCTGACACACCTCAGATTCCGGCCTCCCGAAGAACAGGAGCAACTGCCCGCCGCGGCGACGCCTGCCAGGGAAGAGCCGGGCAGAGGACACCAGATACAGGCCGTACACCAAGCCGCCCCGGATATCCTGCACCCCGCCCAGACGATGCCCGCCGGCGGCCGGGAACCCTATGTGCGCCGGGACCGCAAGGTTGGGCGCAACCAGCCCTGCCCTTGCGGTTCCGGGAAGAAGTTCAAGCACTGCCACGGCCAAGCGGGGACCCAGTGA
- a CDS encoding M23 family metallopeptidase, whose product MQLVILSGPAKCGKTITLGWGRMLFSLSVFGALLAALATACFSWGVRSYVNQEQQNAAASVSLHEEGMDLVLRDEIHRGRAAVVEAREKATRQLQAIGVSLSRLQGRVLRLEALGTRLSDMAALEPGEFDWNAPVGLGGPLGAEQYSRAFGDGAIDLMAALNRLERRLQDREDKLDAIEAFLMRKTLKDRSTPAGSPVPNGWISSRYGMRTDPFTGRREFHSGIDITGKYKSPVIALASGIVTRSGRYQGYGNLVEIEHGEYRTLYAHNQKNLVRAGQLVKKHQPIALMGSTGRSTGAHVHFEVLRAGVPVNPREYILSLQ is encoded by the coding sequence ATGCAGCTAGTAATTCTATCCGGCCCGGCAAAATGCGGCAAAACGATCACGCTGGGATGGGGGCGCATGCTCTTCTCCCTGTCCGTGTTCGGCGCATTGCTGGCCGCATTGGCAACCGCATGTTTCTCATGGGGAGTCCGGTCCTACGTCAACCAGGAGCAGCAAAATGCCGCGGCCTCCGTATCCCTGCACGAGGAAGGGATGGACCTTGTCCTGAGAGACGAAATTCACCGCGGGCGCGCGGCGGTCGTGGAGGCCAGGGAAAAAGCGACGCGACAATTGCAAGCGATAGGCGTGTCGCTAAGCCGCCTGCAGGGAAGGGTGCTCCGCCTGGAAGCATTGGGCACAAGACTTTCCGACATGGCCGCCCTTGAGCCGGGAGAGTTCGACTGGAATGCCCCGGTGGGCCTGGGAGGACCTCTGGGCGCGGAGCAATACTCCCGCGCCTTCGGCGACGGCGCCATAGACCTGATGGCCGCTCTCAACCGCCTGGAACGGAGACTCCAGGACCGCGAAGACAAGCTGGACGCCATCGAAGCGTTCCTGATGCGAAAAACTCTCAAAGACCGCTCCACTCCCGCGGGAAGCCCCGTGCCCAACGGGTGGATCTCATCCAGATACGGCATGAGGACCGACCCTTTCACCGGAAGACGCGAGTTTCACTCGGGGATCGATATCACCGGCAAGTACAAATCTCCGGTCATTGCGCTGGCATCAGGGATTGTGACCCGATCCGGACGCTACCAGGGATACGGAAACCTGGTGGAGATCGAGCACGGCGAATACAGGACGCTATACGCGCACAACCAGAAAAACCTGGTCAGGGCAGGACAGTTAGTGAAAAAACACCAACCGATCGCTCTCATGGGTTCGACCGGCCGCTCCACTGGCGCGCATGTGCACTTTGAGGTGCTGCGCGCCGGAGTCCCGGTAAATCCCAGGGAATACATTCTTTCCCTGCAGTAA
- a CDS encoding DciA family protein — protein sequence MNDVPEALSHFLCSAPSPEIRKTRQCLERSRAIQADLKRLLPASLVPHCTAVSWPEHNTLLLSADAPAWALRLRFLLPRIIRHMAGVALYDGLHAVRIRTAPKRPRVYGASACRLSRTLGIDASVAGRLRALAFEVADPALQRSLERLAGRRPDSGDI from the coding sequence ATGAATGACGTTCCCGAGGCGCTCTCGCATTTCCTGTGCTCGGCCCCTTCCCCGGAGATCCGGAAGACACGCCAGTGTCTGGAACGCTCGCGGGCCATACAGGCGGACCTGAAGCGGCTCTTGCCCGCATCCCTGGTGCCGCATTGCACTGCCGTCTCCTGGCCCGAACATAACACGCTGCTGCTTTCCGCGGATGCGCCCGCCTGGGCCCTGCGACTCAGGTTCCTGTTGCCTCGCATCATCCGGCATATGGCCGGCGTCGCTCTGTACGATGGCCTGCACGCGGTGCGGATACGGACGGCCCCCAAGAGGCCCCGCGTGTACGGCGCTTCGGCCTGCCGTCTCTCGCGGACACTCGGTATTGATGCATCCGTTGCCGGGCGCTTGCGCGCTTTGGCTTTCGAGGTTGCCGACCCCGCGTTGCAACGCTCCTTGGAACGATTGGCCGGTCGTCGCCCCGATTCGGGAGACATTTGA
- the lpxC gene encoding UDP-3-O-acyl-N-acetylglucosamine deacetylase — MIKQRTLRNVIRATGVGLHNGTKVLLTLCPAPPDCGIVFRRTDMEPVREIPARCENIGDTRLSTTLARDGGRVSTVEHLMAAFAGLGIDNAYVDLSADEVPIMDGSAGPFVFLIQSAGVREQAAPKKFMRIKKKIVERDGDKSVQFEPFNGFKVGFSIEFDHPTFNESNSFAEFDFSATSFVQEVSRARTFGFLREVEKLREENLAKGGSLDNAVVVDEYRVLNEDGLRSANECVKHKILDAIGDLYLLGYSLIGSFRGHKSGHTLNNELLKLLLADRDAWELVTFEDERDVPLRFLQQPIIAT; from the coding sequence ATGATAAAACAACGCACACTCAGAAACGTAATCCGGGCCACCGGAGTAGGTCTCCATAACGGCACGAAGGTCTTGTTAACCTTGTGCCCCGCTCCTCCCGATTGCGGGATCGTATTCCGGCGAACGGATATGGAGCCGGTGAGAGAGATCCCGGCCCGCTGCGAAAATATCGGCGATACCCGCCTGTCCACGACGCTGGCGCGAGATGGGGGGCGCGTATCCACGGTAGAGCACTTGATGGCTGCATTTGCCGGACTCGGAATTGACAACGCCTACGTGGACCTGAGCGCGGACGAGGTCCCCATCATGGACGGCAGCGCCGGGCCCTTCGTGTTCCTGATTCAGTCGGCAGGCGTCCGGGAGCAAGCCGCACCCAAAAAATTCATGAGGATCAAAAAGAAAATCGTCGAGAGAGACGGGGACAAATCGGTACAGTTTGAGCCGTTCAACGGCTTCAAGGTGGGGTTCTCGATCGAGTTCGATCATCCTACTTTCAACGAAAGCAACTCCTTTGCCGAATTCGATTTCTCTGCGACCTCGTTCGTGCAGGAGGTCAGCCGCGCCCGGACCTTCGGCTTCCTGCGCGAAGTCGAAAAACTTCGGGAAGAAAACCTGGCGAAGGGGGGCAGTCTGGACAACGCAGTGGTAGTGGATGAGTACCGCGTCCTCAACGAGGACGGCCTGCGCTCGGCGAACGAATGCGTCAAACACAAAATCCTGGATGCGATAGGAGACCTGTATCTCCTGGGGTACAGCCTCATCGGTTCTTTTCGAGGGCACAAGTCGGGACACACGTTGAACAACGAGCTGCTCAAATTATTGCTCGCCGACCGGGATGCCTGGGAATTGGTTACCTTCGAAGACGAAAGGGACGTACCTCTTCGCTTTCTACAACAACCGATCATCGCCACCTAA
- the ccmI gene encoding c-type cytochrome biogenesis protein CcmI: MFWFYAGILLMAVLAAALYGLLSPRRGGEERSRERALRAIYQDRISALDRDLRLGTLAEEQFSAMRLEIEREFLRDLKAAAAAGPERQKRPPRLLWSAYCLAGLLPALVFGLYFKLGNPDFSVPDAAAPKSELPSVEEMVAALAARLAQQPGDLADWMLLARSYMTLERYSEAVAAMQQAYSLTGGDRPEVLLQYANALSMANNGQLTGRPAELVERALALEPGNADGLWLAGLVALESGDFPLALDRWRQLTELLRNEPEALARLERMIAHVEQRSGGEPPAADSPAEAPAEAIAPPAAPQATRAASPDAAAKAHAGALQVRISIAPSLLAATDPGDTVFVFARAPEGPPMPVAATRRRVDDLPLEVTLDDSASVMPTARLSSFRRVQVSARVSKSGNARPQSGDLQAGPADAVPGSGATLDLVIDQTIP, translated from the coding sequence ATGTTCTGGTTCTATGCCGGCATATTGCTGATGGCGGTGTTGGCGGCGGCGCTCTACGGCCTGTTGAGCCCCCGCCGGGGCGGGGAGGAACGAAGCCGCGAGCGGGCCCTGCGCGCGATTTACCAGGACCGCATCTCCGCGCTGGACCGCGACCTGCGGCTGGGAACGCTGGCCGAGGAGCAATTCTCCGCGATGCGCCTGGAGATTGAGCGGGAATTCCTGCGCGATCTCAAGGCCGCTGCCGCCGCGGGCCCGGAGCGGCAAAAACGGCCGCCGCGCCTCCTGTGGTCGGCCTACTGTCTCGCGGGTCTGTTGCCGGCATTGGTGTTTGGCCTGTATTTCAAGCTGGGAAACCCGGATTTCTCCGTTCCGGACGCCGCCGCCCCGAAAAGCGAGCTGCCTTCGGTGGAAGAAATGGTGGCGGCCTTGGCGGCGCGCCTTGCGCAACAGCCGGGGGACTTGGCCGACTGGATGCTGCTGGCCCGTTCCTACATGACCCTGGAACGCTATTCCGAGGCCGTGGCGGCAATGCAACAAGCATACTCCCTGACGGGGGGAGACCGCCCCGAAGTCCTGTTGCAGTACGCAAACGCGCTCAGCATGGCGAATAACGGCCAGTTGACCGGGCGCCCCGCGGAACTGGTAGAACGGGCGCTGGCGCTGGAGCCGGGCAATGCGGACGGGCTATGGCTGGCAGGGCTGGTTGCGCTCGAATCGGGGGATTTCCCCCTGGCGTTGGATCGGTGGCGACAACTCACGGAGCTTTTACGGAACGAACCCGAGGCGCTTGCCAGACTGGAACGCATGATCGCGCATGTGGAACAACGCTCGGGCGGGGAACCCCCGGCCGCGGATTCTCCTGCCGAGGCCCCTGCCGAGGCCATTGCGCCGCCCGCGGCGCCCCAGGCAACCAGGGCCGCCTCTCCAGATGCCGCCGCCAAAGCTCATGCCGGAGCGCTTCAGGTACGAATCTCCATTGCTCCTTCCCTGCTTGCCGCTACCGACCCCGGCGACACCGTATTCGTATTCGCGCGGGCGCCGGAGGGGCCGCCCATGCCGGTAGCGGCAACGCGGCGGCGAGTGGACGACCTGCCCCTGGAAGTAACCCTGGACGACAGCGCCTCGGTGATGCCGACCGCTCGCCTTTCCAGTTTCCGCCGCGTACAGGTAAGCGCGCGGGTCTCGAAGTCGGGAAACGCCAGGCCGCAAAGCGGGGATTTGCAGGCCGGGCCCGCGGATGCCGTCCCCGGTTCGGGGGCGACGCTGGACTTGGTGATTGACCAGACGATCCCTTGA
- a CDS encoding cytochrome c-type biogenesis protein CcmH produces MRLSAARFAGRAGRLLLLALAFSSASPAADLPRTFEDPEREQRYQTLLKELRCLVCQNQSLSDSGADLAQDMRDEVYRLLQEGYTDRQVADYLVQRYGDFVLYRPPLKISTYFLWFAPFLLLLGGLATVLRFAAHRGAAQSAPELAPEERNRLETLLSDDSGGQSPD; encoded by the coding sequence ATGCGGCTTAGCGCCGCCCGCTTCGCGGGACGCGCGGGACGGCTCCTGCTGTTGGCGCTCGCATTCTCCTCCGCGTCTCCTGCCGCGGATCTGCCCCGCACCTTCGAGGATCCCGAGCGGGAACAGCGCTACCAGACCCTGCTCAAGGAACTGCGCTGCCTGGTGTGCCAGAACCAATCGCTGTCCGATTCCGGCGCGGACCTCGCCCAGGACATGCGCGACGAGGTATATCGCCTGTTGCAGGAGGGCTATACCGACCGGCAGGTTGCCGATTACTTGGTGCAGCGCTACGGGGACTTTGTCCTGTACCGCCCCCCCTTGAAAATCTCCACCTATTTCCTCTGGTTCGCCCCGTTTCTCCTGTTACTGGGCGGCTTAGCGACAGTCTTGCGCTTCGCCGCGCACCGCGGCGCGGCACAGTCCGCACCCGAATTGGCGCCCGAGGAACGCAACCGGCTGGAAACCTTGCTGAGCGACGACTCCGGCGGGCAAAGCCCCGATTAG